A single Cottoperca gobio chromosome 7, fCotGob3.1, whole genome shotgun sequence DNA region contains:
- the LOC115010799 gene encoding V-type proton ATPase subunit S1-like: MATAGTPQLRRISACLAVFLGLLNILNTGNCDEQVPLIMWTSEGISLPSQSPPTAGHIVGQQQLASYLEKALNVGPKNVVLFLQDKMSIEDFTMYGGAFGNKQDSVFPNLEGALMSSSSPLVLPAVSWPASNAVIGQLQDQLETSPLYMDPETLSQLRLNASSPALLVFRLPYGIGADLLSAKDILSGNDEMIGQVLSTMKTQSVPYTAIYTALQPSREAASLSIESGVGGGRSLLQARGGYRERERERERQRKIKEKAGIYGPVEFKEGEETCILLWAEGLSVSILRSGRWEDHDLTPSTFGEGASPKLHGSTCDKTKARLVLNYENVLGHLSFKLIFAMSQRHYKVSARRWFTLDAVELEYDGTKATFNGSRHVYAPAEYSYRCGSVTNFRWPVLVPHSSKDPANQWRVSFEDFQIQGFNVTGSDFSYASDCAGFFSPGIWMGLMTSLLMVLVLTYGLHMIMQLRTMDRFDDPKGPAISVPQTE, encoded by the exons GATCTCCCTACCGAGTCAGTCCCCCCCCACAGCGGGGCACATCGttgggcagcagcagctggccTCTTACCTGGAGAAAGCTCTGAATGTGGGCCCAAAAAATGTAGTGCTGTTCCTTCAGgacaag ATGAGCATAGAGGACTTCACCATGTATGGAGGGGCTTTTGGAAACAAGCAGGACAGTGTTTTCCCCAACCTGGAG GGGGCTCTGATGTCCTCGTCCTCCCCTCTGGTGTTGCCTGCTGTGTCCTGGCCTGCTTCCAATGCAGTGATTGGTCAGCTGCAGGACCAATTGGAAACCTCCCCTCTGTACATGGATCCTGAGACACTAAGTCAGCTGAGGCTCAACGCCTCCTCGCCCGCCCTGCTGGTGTTCAGGCTGCCGTACGGCATCGG GGCTGATCTGTTGTCTGCAAAAGATATTCTCAGTGGGAACG acgAGATGATTGGTCAGGTGTTGAGCACCATGAAGACCCAGTCTGTCCCATACACAGCCATTTACACAGCCCTGCAGCCCTCCAGG GAGGCGGCGTCTCTCTCCATAGAATCCGGCGTAGGTGGAGGACGCTCTCTCCTGCAGGCCCGAGGAGGATatcgggagagagagagagaaagggagaggcaGCGCAAGATCAAGGAGAAGGCCGGGATCTACGGTCCAGTGGAGTTTAAG GAGGGGGAAGAAACCTGTATCCTTCTGTGGGCAGAGGGCCTGTCAGTGAGCATCCTTCGGAGCGGTCGCTGGGAAGACCACGACCTGACCCCGTCTACCTTTGGGGAGGGTGCCAGCCCGAAACTCCACGGCTCAACCTGTGACAAAACCAAAGCGAG GTTGGTTCTTAATTATGAGAATGTCCTCGGCCACCTCAGCTTCAAACTGAT CTTTGCTATGAGCCAGCGCCACTACAAGGTGTCTGCACGCCGCTGGTTCACACTAGACGCCGTGGAGCTGGAGTACGACGGCACCAAAGCCACATTTAACGGGAGCAGACACGTTTATGCCCCCGCTGAGTACTCGTACCGCTGTGGCTCCGTCACCAACTTCCGTTGGCCTGTGCTCGTGCCACACTCATCTAAAGATCCAGCCAATCAGTGGAGGGTTTCTTTTGAAGACTTTCAG ATCCAGGGCTTCAACGTGACTGGCAGTGACTTCTCGTATGCCAGTGACTGCGCAGGCTTCTTCTCTCCTGGTATCTGGATGGGCCTGATGACCAGTCTCCTCATGGTGCTGGTGCTCACCTACGGCTTGCACATGATCATGCAGCTCCGCACTATGGACCGCTTTGATGACCCCAAGGGCCCGGCCATCTCCGTGCCCCAAACAGAGTAA